Genomic window (Pirellulales bacterium):
GCCCGAGACGTCGACGCGCAGGATCTTGCCTTGCAGGTCGGCGGGGTTTTGCGACGGCCGGCCCGTGGGGCTCGTCCCCCCGTTGTACGCGTTGCCGAACGAGCCTTCGCCGGCGGAGATGTAGAGATGATTGCGCTCGGCCCCCGTCGCTGTAGGATCGAACCCGATCCAGTTGACCGTGTGGTTGTTCTGCGCGTTGTTGTTGTAACGGAGGATGGTCCGCACCGAGCCGAACGTGCCGTCGGGGTTCATCGTGTACTCTTCGACCCGATTGATCGCGGTGGTGCTGCGCTCGCTGCTGGAGACGTACATCTTGCCGTAGGTCGGGGCGCCGGGCGTGTTGAAATCGGGGCTGAAGGCGATCGTCTGCAGACCCGTGTCGTTAGTGACCGACCGGTGCGACAAGTCGAGCACGACCGTTTTGGTCCGCGTGTCGACGTCGTATCGCCAGACCTTGCCCATCTGGTTGATCGCCGAAAAGCCGCCGATCGTGTTGGAGGTTCGCTCGGCAAAGTAGAGGATGTTCGCCGGGTCGCCGGGGGCCTGCGTGACGTAGGTCGGCTGGCTGAGGCCCGAGGCGATTCGTTCGAGTCGGTAGCCCTGGGCGTCGGCGTCGGCGGCGCCGATCGTCAACAGGCAGGCGAACAGAAACTTCGCCGGCGAGGAGTCCGGGCGAACCCGGCGCGATCTTGCAAGGATGTCCATCGTGAGTGGCGGCCAGAAGCGATGGTCCGGGCGGCGTCGGTCGCTCGGACGCGCGGAAGACATCTCGACCGAAGGTACGACGACCGTCGGCGACGCAGAGCGGACAGCGACCGAGGTCGCAAGCAGAAGTCAGGCGGCGAATGCGATGAAGACAAGGCGGCGGCGTGTCGCCGAAATGCATCTCGACGACTTCTCCTTCAGTCACCTTAAGCGCTCTAGTCGCCGCGAACAAACGTCCTGCGCGATATCTAAAGATGTTGTGCGGAGAGTTGGTTGGCGTCCGCGCGCTCGGCAGTTCATAATCGGGCCCGAACGCGAAGGGCTGCAGACGGGCAGGTCTTCCCGCTTTTCGTTCAGGACAGGCCACGGCGGGCTTCCCTGCTTGCTGTTGCACGGACGCGAAGCTGCTTAAGCGACTCTTCAAACGGCGACGTTCTTCTCGTTGCTCGCAGCTGCGCGAGATTTCCGTGGATTTGGGTTTGATCCTCGAGGACGCTTTTCGGCAACCCGCAGGCGAGCCTGCTTAGCCCGCAAGAGTCAAGCGACCGACCGTTCCTCGGAAATCAGGACATTACCGGCGTTTTCTTGACTGAGGGGCGCGGTCAAGACGGCGATCGACACACCATTGCTTCAGACGACAAGGAGACGGAATTGTGAATCGACGATTGTTGACAGGCGTCGCGGCGGTCCTCGTTTCGGCGACGAATGCTTGGGGGGCGGTCACGCACCTTTACACCTTTAACGACGGCACGGCGAACGACTCGGTCGGCGGCGCCCACGGCACGCTCGTCGGCGGCGCCACGATTTCGGGGGGAGAAGCGATTCTGGGCGGCGGGCCGATCAACACTCCCGACACCTCGGCCAACAACATGGGCCCCCACGTCAGCTTCGACGCGGCGACGATCGCCATCAACACCTACACGGCCGCGAGCATCGAGGTGTGGCTGAAGTCGGACACGTCCAACGCGATTCCGACCGGCCAGTTCACGATGGCCGCGGCGCTCGGCCGGCACACGACCAACACGGGCGGAAACGAGGCCCCCTGGTCCGGCCACCAGTACATCATGATGCAGCCGACCCGCGGCGGCGGACCGGCCGCTATGCGGGCTGCGATCACCAACGATCGGTTCGAGAACGAGACCGGCGTCAATGGCGTGGCCCAAATCGCCGACAATCTGCTCCACCATTGGGTGGTGACGATCAACTCGACGACGATCAGTTCGTATCTCGACGGCGTGCTGCAGGGTTCGACGGCGCTAGGAAGCAACTCTCTGTCTCAACTCAGCAACGAGGTCGTCTACCTCGGGCGATCGCTCTACAACGACCCCTTCTTCAAGGGATCGATCGACCAATTTGCGATCTACAATACGGCATTGACCCAGACCGAAGTGACGACCAACTTCAACACCGGCCCGGTGGGCACCGGCAGTCCCGGGGTGGCCACGCTGACGATCGACCGCGACACCGGCGCGATGACGCTCAGCAAGCAGGGCGCCCCGCATGAAATGTTCCGTTACGAGATTAACTCCGCCAGCGGGGCTCTCAACCCGGCCCAATGGCGCACGATCGCCGACAACGCCGACTCTGACAGCGGCTCGTCGTTCGACGATAACGACGTCTGGAACGTTCTGACTGCGACGAACTTCACGTGGTCGGAGGAAGAGCCGATCGACGGCGGCGGCGACAACGGCGGTCTTCTGGGAGCCGGCGGCACGACCTCGCTCCCCCTCTCGACAGCCGGCGGGTGGCTCAAGTCCTACCGCGAAGACGTCACGATGACCCTGGGCATTCTCGTCAACGGCATCGAGGCGACCACCCCGGTCAACGTCGTCTACACCGGCAACGGCGGTGAGCCGTTCAAACGAAGCGATTTCAACTTCGACAATGAGATCGATGAGGTCGACTACCAGATCCTGCTGAGCAACCACCTGACGACGCTCACGGATCCGAATGCGGCTTCGACGTACCTCAAGGGCGACGTCAACGGCGACCTGCGCAACGACGTCCTCGACTTCCGGCTGTTCAAGGAGGACTTCATCGCCGTCAACGGTTTGGCGGCGTTCAACGCTTTGGTCGGCGCGGTTCCCGAGCCGGGTTCCGTCGCGCTGGCGGTCCTCGCGGCCGCGACCGTGGTCGGACTTCGGCGCCGACGTTAGGCTCGCTGGCTGCACACGCGCCAGCTCGAGGACGTCATCAACAGGACCATCTCATTCGCAACTCCAATTGAAATAAGGTTTCCCCACGATGAATCTGCGGACTGCAATGAATTGGGCGACTCGCGCCGCGGCCGGTTTGGCCGGGACGGCGGCGGTTGCAATTTTGACCGGCGTGACGCCCGCCTACGGGGCGTTGACCCATAAGTACACCTTCAACGACGGCACGGCGAACGACTCCGTCGGCGCGGCCCACGGGACCTTCGTCAACGGTCCGACCGTCACGTTCGACGGCCAAGTCGATCTCGACGGAGTGAACGACTACGTCAGCCTTCCCGGACCGACGATCGCGATCAATACGTACTCGGCCGTCACGCTCGAAACGTGGTTCACGATGGACGTCGCGCAAGGGTGGCAACGCATCTACGACTTCGGCGACACGAGTCCGGACAATCTGGGCAGGAACTACATCTTCTACTCGCCGAGCAGCGGGCCCGGCGACCATCGGGCCGTGATTTCCGACGCTGATCCCGGCTACTTAAGCGAGGAACTCGCCGTCGGGGGGCCGACGCTCTCGACCGGTATCGAGCATCACATCGCGGTCACGATCGCCAATGGCGGCAACATGACGCTGTACCACAACGGCGTCCAAGCCGGAACGGTGGCGCTGACCAAGTCGCTGGCGTCGGTCAGCAATGCGTTCGCCTTGCTGGGCGAGGCGGTGTATCCCGGCGACCCGAACTTCAACGGGCGCATTGACGAGTTCCGGATTTACGACACGGCCTTGTCCGCCTCGGAGGTCCAGGCCAGCTATGCGCTCGGGCAGGATTTCAAGCAGACGCTCGTGTTGGACGTCAACACGGTCACCGGGGCCGTGGGGCTGCGCAACGCGACGGCCGTCCCGCTCTCGTTCGACTACTACCAAATCACCAGCGCCGCAGGGACGCTGAGCACCACGAACTGGAACAGCCTGAGCGACCAGAACATCGACGCGGTCGGCGGCGGCCAAGGGGAGAGTTGGGACGAAGCGGGCGGGGTGACCAGCAACGTGCTTAGCGAGTTGTTTCTCGGCGGCTCGACGACGCTTGCCCCCAACGCCACGCTCAGCCTGGGCAACGCCTTCAACACGGGCGTCGGGGCGACGGATCTCCGGTTTCAGTATTCGTTGACCGACGGAACGGTCGCCAAGAGCGCGGTCAACTACGTCACGGGAGCGACCGATTCCGATTTCAACAACGACAACATCGTTAACGGCAGCGACTTCCTGATCTGGCAGCGTAATTTCGGCGCGACCAGCGGGGCCACCAACGCCCAGGGCGACACCAACAATGACGGGGCTGTCAACGCCGCCGACTTGGCCAACTGGAAGACCAGCTACGGTCAGCCGTCGGCGACCGCCGTGGCCGCGGGAGTCCCCGAGCCGTCGGCAATGCTGATCGCGTTGGCCGGTCTGTCGTTGTTGGGCTTCGCCCGTCGCTAAGGGTTCGGCTTCGCACCGGCGAAGCGACTCCCGCCCTAAAATCGAGTCCCCGTGCGGTTCGGCGCCGACGCGTCGAGGGGGCAGGCCGCACGGGGATTTCTTTTTTCACCGCCGGTCGGTATCACAAACGGTCCAGTCAGGCGTCACGGTCCTATTGACTCCGTCGCAGCGGTCTATGCCACTTAAGACGCCGAAGGTCGCCCTGCTCATCGAAACGTCGCGGGGTTACGGGCGAGGGCTGCTGCGCGGCATTTCGCGCTACGCCAAGCATCACGGGCCGTGGGAGTTCTACATCACTCCGGGCGATTTCGCCCAGCATTTGCCGCGAATCAAACAGTGGAGCGGCGACGGGATCATCGCCCGGCTCGAAACGCCGGCGATCGCTCGCGACGTGTGCGCCGCCAATCTGCCGACGATCATTCTCGACGTGTCGCAGAACATTCCGCTCGACATGCCCGAGCTGCAACGATTCAGCGAGGTGGCGTCCGACTCCGTCGAAGCGGGCCGGATGGCGGCCGAGCATTTGCTCGACCGCGGTTTCAAGCAATTCGCCTATGTCGGCGAGCACGGTCGCATCTGGTCGCACAACCGAGAGGCGGGTTTCCGCTCCGCTCTGCAGAAGCGAGGTTTCGACGCCCTGGTGTACGAAGGCCCGCGCAACAAGCAGAAACAATTTTGGGAGCGGGAGCAGGCCGTGCTGGCCGAGTGGTTGGCGGCGCTCCCCAAACCGATCGGAGTGATGGCGTGCAACGACGATCGCGGGCGGCAAGTGCTCGACGCCTGCCTGACGGCGGGGGTGAAGTCGCCGCTTGAGGCGGCAGTCGTCGGGGTCGACAACGACGAACTGCTGTGCGAGCTTGCCATGCCGCCATTGTCGAGCGTGGCCCTGAACTCCGACGCCGGGGGATACCGGGCCGCGGCGTTGCTCGACGACCTGATGGCGGGCCGGCGTCGCAAGCCGCAGCGGGTGACCGTCGAGCCGATCGGCGTCGTCGAGCGCCGCTCCACGCAGGCCACCGCGCAGTACGACCCCGACGTTGCGGCGGCGATTCACTTCATCCACGATCATGCGGGGCAGAACATTGGCGTCGACGACGTGGTGCGGCACGTGCACATGTCGCGGCGAACGCTCGAGATTCGGTTCCGCGACGTCGTCGGGCGATCGCCTTATCACGAGTTGCAGCGGGTGCGAGTCGAGCGGGCGCGCCGGTTGCTGATGGAAACCGACTTGCCGATCCCCCGCGTGGCCGCCGCCGCCGGTTTCAGCAGCAACGCCTACTTGGCGCAGGTCTTCCAGAAATGGGTCGGCAAGACCCCCTCGCAAATCCGCCGGCAGCATCGAACGTAGCGCCGGTTTCGGCAGGCTCGCGAGTCGTCTCTCGGGAGCAAGCGGTCGGCGCGACAATCGCCCAAGCTGCCATGAAGTGGAGAAACTCGTGCGCAAACTGACAGTCTCCTCGCCGATTGTTCGCCGGAAAGGGCGGCGGTAGCATGGGGGGCTGTTGACGTGTTTGCAGTCACGAGACCTCTGCCATGACCTTGATCGCCGCGGCGTTGGCCCTGGACGGGGACGCTCACGAAGTCGCTGCTTGGGAGCGGTTGGCCGCTTCGCCCCTCCTCGGCAGCGTGGCAGCGACGGTTCCGCCGGGGAACAAAGCTCCTTTCGCCGCTTGCGCCCGGCTGGACGCCCCGTCGTTGCGATCGGCTGCCGGAGTCGTCGAGACGTTGCAGTGGTTCGCCGGGACCAAGGCGTCTCATTTGCTGTGGGCGCCGTCCCCGGGAATCGAACTGACCGCGTCCGGACTGCTCCGTCTCGCGCAAGCCGCCGAGGACTCGCGGGCCGCGATTCTCTACTCGGACTACTACGACATGCAGGCCGACGGCGCCGCGACGCTTCACCCGCTTATCGACTATCAGGCAGGGAGCATTCGCGACGATTTCGATTTCGGGCGCGTCGTGTTGCTCAGCCGAGACGCCGTCGCCGGGCTTGCCGAGGCGATCCGGGCCGACGGCGTCTCGGACGCCTTTGGCGGCTGGTACGACCTGCGTCTGCGGGCAAGCGAGCGCGGCCCGGTCGTTCGGCTTCCGGAGCCGACCTACGCAGTGTGCTCCGTCGAGCAGCGAACCGCGGGCGAGGCTCACTTCAGCTACGTCGATCCGCGGAACCGAGATTATCAGCTTGAGATGGAGCGAATCGCCACGGCGCACCTTCGCCGCATCGACGCGTGGCTGCCGCCGCCGACTGCGCCGCCCGTCGAGGGAGGGGAGTTTCCCGTGGAATGCAGCGTCGTGATTCCGGTGCGGAACCGCGTGCGCACCGTCGCCGATGCGGTCCAGAGCGCTCTGTCGCAACTCGCCGACTTCGCCTTCAACGTGATTGTCGTCGACAATCACTCGACCGACGGGACGACGGACGTGCTGCGCGAATTGGCCGCGACGAGCGAACGGCTCGTCCACCTGATCCCCGCTCGGGTCGATCTGGGGATCGGCGGCTGTTGGAACGAAGCGATTCACGCCGCAGTCTGCGGGCGCTACGCCGTGCAACTCGACAGCGACGACATCTACTCGAGCCCCGACGTGCTGACCCGGTTCGTGACGGAGTTTCGTCGCGGAGGATACGCCCTTGTGGTCGGCTCGTACACAATCTGCAACTTCGAGTTGCAGCCAATTCCGCCGGGGCTGATCGACCATCGCGAGTGGACTCCCGAGAACGGGCACAACAACGCCCTGCGGATCGCCGGGCTCGGCGCCCCGCGGGCGTTTCATGTGCCGACCTTGCGGACGATCGGGTTTCCGAACGTCAGTTTCGGCGAAGACTACGCGGTCGCGCTGCGAATGAGCCGGCAGTATCCGATCGGCCGCATCTACGATTCGCTCTATTGGTGTCGCCGCTGGGAAGGAAACACCGACCATGCCCTGCCGCTGGAAACGCAGAACCGATATGCGTCGTACAAGGATCGCGTCCGAACGATCGAGCTGGCCGCTCGTCGGCAGGCGGCGAAGACCGGGTGATGCGGCGGTTCGCCGTGGAGGACCCAGGACCTGCGGACAGCGCGGATTGCGTCGTTGAGATTGCGTCGAGTCGGACGACCGGTTGAAGTCGGTCGTCTCGGCCCGTCGCGTCGGATCTGCTGCAACGCAAGTTGGCGACGATCCGGTTTCTCCTCGCGTCGGCCTTTTCGGCTGTGCGTCGAATTGAGTTGCAGAGTCGCTTGCTTTCCGACGAACGCCCATGCCCTGGCGAAACATCCTCGAAATCGACCCAGGCCCGACCGTCCCCCTGCGGCAGCGCATTGACGGTTTGTTCGTCCAACAGCGAGCGACTTGGCCTGCGCTGCGCGACGGAGAAGCCGCGCTCGCCCATTTGCAGCGGAAGACGCTGTCGACGGACATTTCGACCGTGATCGTGCAACGCAACCCGGCGCGGCGCGGCTCGACCTTGGCCAAGACCGACGCGAAAGCAGTCGCGGCCAGGGCCTGCTTTCTTTGCCCGGACAAGATGCCAGCCGAGGAGCGGGGCGTGGCGTTCGAGGACTTCGTCGTCCTTCCGAATCCCTTTCCGATTCTGCCGCTCCACGCCACGATCGCCTCGCGCGATCATCAGCCCCAGCGGATCATGGGGCGGGTCGACGCGTATTTGCGACTCGCTCGGGACCTGAGCCCCGATCTTGCGGCGCTCTACAACGGTCCTCGCTGCGGCGCCTCGGCGCCGGATCACCTTCATTTCCAGGCCGCCGTGGCGAGCGAGATCCCGATTCTTGCCCAGTTCCCGCCCAAGCAGCGTCGTCCGCACTTCGCCCACACGAGCCGGAGTCGCCGGATGGTCGTTTTCGCCGGCGCCGACCCGGCGCGGATCCAGCGCGACGTCGACGTCACGATTGCTGCGCTTGCCGAACTCGACCCAAGCGACGCCGAGCCGATGCTCAACCTCATCGCTCGCTTCGACGGTCGGCAGTATCTGGTCGTGCTGTTCCCGCGCGCCGCCCATCGGCCGGTGTGCTACTTTCAGCCGGAGCCGGACCAGATCCTGATCAGCCCGGCGATCCTCGAGATGTGCGGGATCGTGGTCGCCACCGAAGAAGCCCACTACTCCCGGGTCGACGATCGCGTCGTCGAGGAGATCTACGAGGAAGTGAGTCTGGCCGGCCCGCAGTTCGAGCGGCTGATCGCGGCGCTGTCGATCGGCCCCCGCTGAGCCGCTGAGACGCTGAGACATCGAAAAACACGCCACTTTGCCGCTTTCCCGCTATTCGGGCTATATTAGAGGAAGTCGTCGATCGCATGCCCTGCGTCGCCAGCCCGCTGGACGATTCTTGCCGGAATATTCGCCGATGGTCCCCTCCTCCGTGTCGAGCGCCCGTTCTTCCCGCTTGCGGTCGGCGACCGCTGTGCGCCGCAGCGGCTTCACTCTCATCGAGTTGCTCGTCGTGATCGGCATCGTCGCTGGGCTGATCGCGCTGCTGTTGCCGGCCGTGCAAG
Coding sequences:
- a CDS encoding LamG domain-containing protein; this translates as MNRRLLTGVAAVLVSATNAWGAVTHLYTFNDGTANDSVGGAHGTLVGGATISGGEAILGGGPINTPDTSANNMGPHVSFDAATIAINTYTAASIEVWLKSDTSNAIPTGQFTMAAALGRHTTNTGGNEAPWSGHQYIMMQPTRGGGPAAMRAAITNDRFENETGVNGVAQIADNLLHHWVVTINSTTISSYLDGVLQGSTALGSNSLSQLSNEVVYLGRSLYNDPFFKGSIDQFAIYNTALTQTEVTTNFNTGPVGTGSPGVATLTIDRDTGAMTLSKQGAPHEMFRYEINSASGALNPAQWRTIADNADSDSGSSFDDNDVWNVLTATNFTWSEEEPIDGGGDNGGLLGAGGTTSLPLSTAGGWLKSYREDVTMTLGILVNGIEATTPVNVVYTGNGGEPFKRSDFNFDNEIDEVDYQILLSNHLTTLTDPNAASTYLKGDVNGDLRNDVLDFRLFKEDFIAVNGLAAFNALVGAVPEPGSVALAVLAAATVVGLRRRR
- a CDS encoding DNA-binding transcriptional regulator, which gives rise to MPLKTPKVALLIETSRGYGRGLLRGISRYAKHHGPWEFYITPGDFAQHLPRIKQWSGDGIIARLETPAIARDVCAANLPTIILDVSQNIPLDMPELQRFSEVASDSVEAGRMAAEHLLDRGFKQFAYVGEHGRIWSHNREAGFRSALQKRGFDALVYEGPRNKQKQFWEREQAVLAEWLAALPKPIGVMACNDDRGRQVLDACLTAGVKSPLEAAVVGVDNDELLCELAMPPLSSVALNSDAGGYRAAALLDDLMAGRRRKPQRVTVEPIGVVERRSTQATAQYDPDVAAAIHFIHDHAGQNIGVDDVVRHVHMSRRTLEIRFRDVVGRSPYHELQRVRVERARRLLMETDLPIPRVAAAAGFSSNAYLAQVFQKWVGKTPSQIRRQHRT
- a CDS encoding glycosyltransferase family 2 protein, with protein sequence MTLIAAALALDGDAHEVAAWERLAASPLLGSVAATVPPGNKAPFAACARLDAPSLRSAAGVVETLQWFAGTKASHLLWAPSPGIELTASGLLRLAQAAEDSRAAILYSDYYDMQADGAATLHPLIDYQAGSIRDDFDFGRVVLLSRDAVAGLAEAIRADGVSDAFGGWYDLRLRASERGPVVRLPEPTYAVCSVEQRTAGEAHFSYVDPRNRDYQLEMERIATAHLRRIDAWLPPPTAPPVEGGEFPVECSVVIPVRNRVRTVADAVQSALSQLADFAFNVIVVDNHSTDGTTDVLRELAATSERLVHLIPARVDLGIGGCWNEAIHAAVCGRYAVQLDSDDIYSSPDVLTRFVTEFRRGGYALVVGSYTICNFELQPIPPGLIDHREWTPENGHNNALRIAGLGAPRAFHVPTLRTIGFPNVSFGEDYAVALRMSRQYPIGRIYDSLYWCRRWEGNTDHALPLETQNRYASYKDRVRTIELAARRQAAKTG
- a CDS encoding DUF4922 domain-containing protein; translated protein: MPWRNILEIDPGPTVPLRQRIDGLFVQQRATWPALRDGEAALAHLQRKTLSTDISTVIVQRNPARRGSTLAKTDAKAVAARACFLCPDKMPAEERGVAFEDFVVLPNPFPILPLHATIASRDHQPQRIMGRVDAYLRLARDLSPDLAALYNGPRCGASAPDHLHFQAAVASEIPILAQFPPKQRRPHFAHTSRSRRMVVFAGADPARIQRDVDVTIAALAELDPSDAEPMLNLIARFDGRQYLVVLFPRAAHRPVCYFQPEPDQILISPAILEMCGIVVATEEAHYSRVDDRVVEEIYEEVSLAGPQFERLIAALSIGPR